The following proteins come from a genomic window of Nocardioides albertanoniae:
- the carA gene encoding glutamine-hydrolyzing carbamoyl-phosphate synthase small subunit, which produces MPLHAHKEALLVLEDGRTFRGESFGAEGETFGEAVFSTGMTGYQETLTDPSYHQQVVVMTAPHVGNTGVNDEDPESKKIWVAGYVVRDPARVSSSWRAQRTLDDDLRDQSVVGISGIDTRALTRHLRERGAMRVGISTIDTDPEALLAKVRASAEMSGANLSEAVSTQETYVVEAKGEKRFTVAALDLGIKEMTPERMAERGIEVHVLPATATLEDVKAVNPDGLFYSNGPGDPAATTGQVELLQKALAEDIPYFGICFGNQLFGRALGFGTYKLKYGHRGINQPVMDLTTRKVEVTAHNHGFAVDAPVGEETKTEFGIATVSHVNLNDDCVEGLELKDAETGKLKGFSVQYHPEAAAGPHDAGYLFDRFIATMAKEV; this is translated from the coding sequence GTGCCGCTGCATGCCCACAAAGAAGCACTCCTCGTACTCGAAGATGGTCGAACCTTCCGAGGGGAGTCATTCGGCGCCGAGGGCGAGACCTTCGGCGAGGCCGTGTTCTCCACCGGCATGACCGGCTATCAGGAGACGCTGACCGACCCGAGCTACCACCAGCAGGTCGTGGTGATGACCGCTCCGCACGTCGGCAACACCGGCGTCAACGACGAGGACCCGGAGTCGAAGAAGATCTGGGTGGCCGGATACGTCGTACGCGACCCTGCCCGGGTCTCCTCGAGCTGGCGTGCCCAGCGCACGCTCGACGACGACCTCCGTGACCAGTCCGTCGTCGGCATCTCCGGCATCGACACCCGCGCGCTGACCCGTCACCTGCGCGAGCGCGGTGCGATGCGCGTCGGCATCTCGACGATCGACACCGACCCCGAGGCCCTGCTCGCCAAGGTGCGTGCCAGCGCCGAGATGAGCGGCGCGAACCTCTCCGAGGCGGTCAGCACCCAGGAGACGTACGTCGTCGAGGCGAAGGGCGAGAAGCGGTTCACCGTCGCGGCCCTCGACCTGGGCATCAAGGAGATGACCCCGGAGCGGATGGCCGAGCGCGGCATCGAGGTGCACGTGCTCCCCGCGACCGCGACGCTCGAGGACGTCAAGGCGGTCAACCCCGACGGCCTCTTCTACTCCAACGGCCCCGGCGACCCGGCCGCGACCACCGGTCAGGTGGAGCTCCTCCAGAAGGCGCTGGCCGAGGACATCCCCTACTTCGGCATCTGCTTCGGCAACCAGCTCTTCGGTCGCGCGCTCGGCTTCGGGACGTACAAGCTCAAGTACGGTCACCGCGGCATCAACCAGCCGGTCATGGACCTCACCACCCGCAAAGTCGAGGTGACCGCCCACAACCACGGCTTCGCCGTCGACGCGCCTGTGGGTGAGGAGACGAAGACCGAGTTCGGCATCGCGACCGTCTCCCACGTCAACCTCAACGACGACTGCGTCGAGGGCCTCGAGCTCAAGGACGCCGAGACCGGGAAGCTTAAGGGCTTCTCCGTCCAGTACCACCCGGAGGCCGCGGCCGGCCCGCACGACGCCGGCTACCTCTTCGACCGTTTCATCGCAACCATGGCGAAGGAGGTCTGA
- the carB gene encoding carbamoyl-phosphate synthase large subunit: MPKREDIKSVLVIGSGPIVIGQACEFDYSGTQACRVLREEGIRVVLVNSNPATIMTDPEFADATYVEPITPEFVEKVIAKERPDALLATLGGQTALNCAVALDERGILEKYDVELIGASIDAIQRGENREQFKEIVAELGGESAKSVICHSMDDLLAGAEELGYPVVIRPSFTMGGSGSGFAFDEAELRRLGGAGLAASPTTEVLLEESILGWKEYELEVMRDRKDNSVIVCSIENLDPMGVHTGDSITVAPAMTLTDREYQKLRDLAIGIIRAVGVDTGGCNIQYAVNPVDGRIIVIEMNPRVSRSSALASKATGFPIAKIAAKVALGYTLDEIDNDITRRPDGQSTPACFEPTLDYVVVKVPRFAFEKFPGADTALTTHMKSVGEAMAIGRNFTEALQKALRSLEKPEAVFDWTQEIIELDKLALLEEIKTPTDGRLKRVMDAIRAGASPEEIFESTKIDPWFIDQLFLVNEIAREIIAAPELTADVLRYAKRHGFSDVQVGKMRGMTADVVRGVRHALGIRPVFKTVDTCAAEFAASTPYHYSSYDEETEVAPREKPAVLILGSGPNRIGQGIEFDYSCVHASLALSEAGYETVMVNCNPETVSTDYDTSDRLYFEPLTLEDVLEIVHAEQAAGPVVGVICQLGGQTPLGLAQGLKDNGVPIVGTSPEAIHLAEERGAFGRVLAEAGLVAPKHGMATTFNEAREIAAEIGYPVLVRPSYVLGGRGMQIVYDDEALRSYIEAATEVTPDKPVMVDKFVDDAVEIDVDALYDGDELFLGGVMEHIEEAGIHSGDSSCALPPITLGAAEVERIRVATLGIAKGVGVRGLLNIQYALGSDVLYVIEANPRASRTVPFVSKATATPLAKAAARVMLGESIAELRTAGVLPATGDGGALPPQQPIAVKEAVMPFNRFRTPQGQQVDTVLGPEMKSTGEVMGLDSDFGRAFAKSQSGAFGPLPTQGRIFVSMANRDKRTMIFPIKVLADHGFEIFATEGTAEVLRRNGVPSRLMRKHSEGTGPDGEKTTVERILAGEVDLVINTPNGTSNAKEARMDGYEIRTAAVMANIACITTVQGLGAAVQGIEALRRGEIDVRSLQEWREVVGHHDGGVSGR; this comes from the coding sequence ATGCCCAAGCGCGAAGACATCAAGTCCGTGCTCGTGATCGGCTCCGGCCCGATCGTCATCGGCCAGGCCTGCGAGTTCGACTACTCCGGCACCCAGGCCTGCCGCGTGCTGCGCGAGGAGGGCATCAGGGTCGTCCTGGTCAACTCCAACCCGGCCACGATCATGACCGACCCCGAGTTCGCCGACGCGACCTACGTCGAGCCGATCACCCCTGAGTTCGTCGAGAAGGTCATCGCCAAGGAGCGCCCCGACGCCCTGCTGGCCACCCTCGGCGGCCAGACCGCGCTCAACTGCGCGGTGGCGCTCGACGAGCGCGGCATCCTGGAGAAGTACGACGTCGAGCTGATCGGCGCGAGCATCGACGCGATCCAGCGCGGTGAGAACCGCGAGCAGTTCAAGGAGATCGTGGCCGAGCTCGGCGGCGAGAGCGCGAAGTCGGTCATCTGCCACTCGATGGACGACCTGCTCGCCGGCGCCGAGGAGCTCGGCTACCCCGTCGTCATCCGGCCGAGCTTCACGATGGGCGGCTCCGGCTCGGGCTTCGCCTTCGACGAGGCCGAGCTGCGCCGTCTGGGCGGCGCCGGCCTCGCGGCGAGCCCGACCACCGAGGTGCTCCTGGAGGAGTCGATCCTCGGCTGGAAGGAGTACGAGCTCGAGGTCATGCGCGACCGCAAGGACAACTCGGTCATCGTCTGCTCGATCGAGAACCTCGACCCGATGGGCGTGCACACCGGCGACTCGATCACCGTCGCGCCGGCGATGACGCTGACCGACCGCGAGTACCAGAAGCTGCGTGATCTCGCGATCGGCATCATCCGTGCCGTCGGCGTCGACACCGGCGGCTGCAACATCCAGTACGCGGTCAACCCGGTCGACGGCCGGATCATCGTCATCGAGATGAACCCGCGTGTCTCCCGCTCCTCGGCGCTGGCCTCGAAGGCGACCGGTTTCCCGATCGCCAAGATCGCCGCCAAGGTGGCCCTCGGCTACACGCTCGACGAGATCGACAACGACATCACCCGCCGCCCCGACGGGCAGAGCACCCCGGCCTGCTTCGAGCCCACCCTCGACTACGTCGTGGTCAAGGTGCCGCGGTTCGCGTTCGAGAAGTTCCCCGGCGCCGACACCGCGCTGACGACGCACATGAAGAGCGTCGGCGAGGCGATGGCGATCGGCCGCAACTTCACCGAGGCGCTGCAGAAGGCGCTGCGCAGCCTGGAGAAGCCCGAGGCGGTCTTCGACTGGACCCAGGAGATCATCGAGCTCGACAAGCTCGCGCTGCTCGAGGAGATCAAGACCCCGACCGACGGCCGGCTCAAGCGCGTCATGGACGCGATCCGGGCCGGTGCGAGCCCGGAGGAGATCTTCGAGAGCACCAAGATCGACCCCTGGTTCATCGACCAGCTCTTCCTGGTCAACGAGATCGCCCGCGAGATCATCGCGGCGCCCGAGCTCACCGCCGACGTGCTCCGCTACGCCAAGCGCCACGGCTTCTCCGACGTCCAGGTCGGCAAGATGCGCGGCATGACCGCCGACGTGGTGCGCGGCGTACGCCACGCCCTCGGCATCCGCCCGGTCTTCAAGACCGTCGACACCTGTGCGGCCGAGTTCGCCGCGAGCACGCCCTACCACTACTCCTCCTACGACGAGGAGACCGAGGTCGCACCGCGGGAGAAGCCGGCCGTGCTCATCCTCGGCTCGGGCCCCAACCGGATCGGGCAGGGCATCGAGTTCGACTACTCCTGCGTGCACGCCTCCCTCGCGCTGAGCGAGGCCGGCTACGAGACCGTGATGGTCAACTGCAACCCGGAGACGGTGAGCACCGACTACGACACCTCCGACCGGCTCTACTTCGAGCCGCTCACCCTGGAGGACGTGCTCGAGATCGTGCACGCCGAGCAGGCGGCCGGTCCGGTCGTCGGCGTCATCTGCCAGCTCGGCGGCCAGACTCCGCTCGGGCTCGCGCAGGGTCTCAAGGACAACGGCGTGCCGATCGTGGGCACCTCGCCGGAGGCGATCCACCTCGCCGAGGAGCGCGGCGCCTTCGGCCGTGTGCTGGCCGAGGCCGGCCTGGTCGCGCCCAAGCACGGTATGGCGACGACCTTCAACGAGGCCCGCGAGATCGCCGCCGAGATCGGCTACCCGGTCCTGGTCCGCCCGAGCTACGTCCTCGGCGGGCGTGGCATGCAGATCGTCTACGACGACGAGGCGCTGCGCTCCTACATCGAGGCCGCCACCGAGGTCACCCCCGACAAGCCGGTGATGGTCGACAAGTTCGTCGACGACGCGGTCGAGATCGACGTCGACGCCCTCTACGACGGCGACGAGCTGTTCCTCGGCGGCGTCATGGAGCACATCGAGGAGGCCGGGATCCACTCCGGTGACTCCTCCTGCGCGCTGCCGCCGATCACCCTGGGCGCTGCCGAGGTCGAGCGCATCCGCGTGGCCACCCTCGGGATCGCGAAGGGCGTGGGCGTACGCGGCCTGCTCAACATCCAATACGCGCTCGGCTCCGATGTCCTCTATGTGATCGAAGCCAACCCGCGTGCGTCCCGCACCGTCCCGTTCGTCTCCAAGGCGACCGCCACGCCGCTGGCCAAGGCCGCGGCCCGCGTGATGCTCGGAGAGTCGATCGCCGAGCTGCGTACCGCCGGCGTGCTTCCCGCGACCGGCGACGGGGGAGCACTGCCTCCTCAGCAGCCGATCGCGGTCAAGGAGGCGGTGATGCCGTTCAACCGGTTCCGCACGCCGCAGGGCCAGCAGGTCGACACGGTGCTCGGGCCGGAGATGAAGTCGACCGGCGAGGTCATGGGTCTCGACTCCGACTTCGGACGCGCCTTCGCCAAGAGCCAGTCGGGCGCCTTCGGGCCGCTGCCGACCCAGGGCCGGATCTTCGTGTCCATGGCCAACCGCGACAAGCGCACCATGATCTTCCCGATCAAGGTGCTCGCCGACCACGGGTTCGAGATCTTCGCCACCGAGGGCACCGCCGAGGTGCTGCGCCGCAACGGTGTGCCGTCGCGGCTGATGCGCAAGCACTCCGAGGGCACCGGCCCCGACGGGGAGAAGACGACCGTCGAGCGCATCCTCGCCGGCGAGGTCGACCTGGTCATCAACACGCCCAACGGCACCTCCAACGCGAAGGAGGCCCGGATGGACGGCTACGAGATCCGCACCGCCGCGGTGATGGCCAACATCGCCTGCATCACCACGGTGCAGGGCCTCGGCGCCGCCGTGCAGGGCATCGAGGCGCTGCGGCGCGGTGAGATCGACGTACGCAGCCTGCAGGAGTGGCGCGAGGTCGTCGGACACCACGACGGCGGGGTGAGCGGCCGGTGA
- a CDS encoding quinone-dependent dihydroorotate dehydrogenase, which translates to MSEHKRAKRPGIRPYRTLFDKVLTRTDAERAHQQAFAAIRAAGPALSKAPTPGSPVHAMGLTFPNVIGLAAGFDKNAVGIDALGGLGFGHVEIGTVTGEAQPGNPAPRLFRLPADRAVINRMGFNNEGAEAVAARLASRLERRGAVTGGPVLGINIGKTKLVPEDDQAAVEADYAKSAQLLAPYADYLVVNVSSPNTPGLRTLQSVEKLQPLLEHVRSIADQVTKHRVPLLVKIAPDLADSDVTEVADLALAIGLDGIIATNTTIGRDGLDSTTADIAAAGAGGLSGAPLRARSLEVLERLRARVGETMTLIGVGGITTADDARERLEAGADLLQGYTGFIYEGPLYARRVASGADTKGTQR; encoded by the coding sequence GTGAGCGAACACAAGCGCGCCAAGCGCCCGGGCATCAGGCCCTACCGCACCCTGTTCGACAAGGTCCTGACCAGGACCGACGCCGAGCGGGCCCACCAGCAGGCCTTCGCCGCGATCCGTGCGGCCGGCCCGGCGCTGTCGAAGGCGCCGACGCCCGGCTCTCCCGTGCACGCCATGGGTCTGACCTTCCCCAACGTGATCGGGCTGGCGGCCGGCTTCGACAAGAACGCCGTCGGGATCGACGCGCTGGGCGGCCTCGGCTTCGGTCACGTGGAGATCGGCACGGTCACCGGAGAGGCGCAGCCGGGCAACCCGGCGCCACGGCTCTTCCGGCTTCCCGCCGACCGAGCCGTGATCAACCGGATGGGCTTCAACAACGAGGGCGCCGAGGCCGTCGCCGCGCGTCTGGCGAGCCGCCTCGAGCGGCGCGGAGCCGTTACCGGCGGACCGGTCCTCGGCATCAACATCGGCAAGACCAAGCTCGTGCCGGAGGACGACCAGGCGGCCGTCGAGGCCGACTACGCCAAGTCGGCCCAGCTGCTGGCGCCCTACGCCGACTACCTGGTCGTCAACGTGAGCAGCCCCAACACGCCCGGCCTGCGCACCCTGCAGTCGGTCGAGAAGCTGCAGCCGCTGCTGGAGCACGTACGCTCGATCGCCGATCAGGTCACCAAGCACCGGGTGCCGCTGCTGGTCAAGATCGCCCCCGACCTGGCCGACTCCGACGTGACCGAGGTGGCCGACCTGGCCCTGGCCATCGGCCTCGACGGGATCATCGCGACCAACACCACGATCGGCCGCGACGGGCTCGACTCGACTACCGCCGACATCGCCGCGGCGGGCGCCGGGGGGCTCTCGGGCGCGCCGCTCAGGGCCCGCTCGCTCGAGGTGCTCGAACGGCTCCGCGCCCGGGTGGGGGAGACGATGACCCTCATCGGCGTCGGCGGCATCACGACCGCAGACGACGCCCGCGAACGCCTCGAGGCCGGCGCCGACCTTCTCCAGGGCTACACCGGGTTCATCTACGAGGGACCGCTCTACGCCCGCCGGGTCGCCAGCGGTGCAGACACGAAAGGCACGCAGCGATGA
- the pyrF gene encoding orotidine-5'-phosphate decarboxylase, with protein MTFGSRYAAALSERGRLCAGIDPHASLLHAWGLDDDVAGLERFALTAVEALAPHVPVIKPQSAFYERFGSRGVAVLERVIAESRAAGALVLLDAKRGDIGSTSQAYADAYLDPSSPLACDAVTVSAFLGFGSLTPFVETAAKHDAGLFVLALTSNKEGPEVQHATVEDGRSLGRVMLDHLRRLNDAEEPLGSFGAVVGATIGGVDGAGVAYDFGFNGPILAPGFGQQGGTPADLARIFGAANANVVASTSRGLLRKGPDTAALRDEALRLRDELG; from the coding sequence ATGACCTTCGGCTCACGATACGCGGCCGCGCTCAGCGAGCGTGGCCGTCTCTGTGCGGGCATCGACCCGCACGCCTCGTTGCTGCACGCCTGGGGCCTGGACGACGACGTCGCCGGACTCGAGCGGTTCGCACTCACCGCGGTCGAGGCACTGGCACCACACGTGCCGGTCATCAAGCCGCAGAGCGCCTTCTACGAGCGCTTCGGCTCCCGCGGGGTCGCGGTGCTGGAGCGAGTGATCGCGGAGTCGAGGGCGGCCGGGGCGCTGGTGCTCCTCGACGCCAAGCGCGGCGACATCGGCTCGACCAGCCAGGCCTACGCCGACGCCTATCTCGACCCGTCCAGCCCGCTGGCCTGCGACGCGGTGACCGTGAGCGCCTTCCTCGGCTTCGGCTCCTTGACCCCGTTCGTCGAGACGGCCGCCAAGCACGATGCCGGGCTCTTCGTGCTCGCCCTGACCTCCAACAAGGAGGGCCCGGAGGTGCAGCACGCGACGGTCGAGGACGGTCGCAGCCTCGGGCGGGTCATGCTCGATCACCTACGCCGGCTCAACGACGCCGAGGAGCCGCTGGGCTCCTTCGGGGCTGTCGTCGGCGCGACGATCGGCGGCGTGGACGGCGCGGGTGTGGCGTACGACTTCGGGTTCAACGGCCCCATCCTGGCGCCGGGTTTCGGCCAGCAGGGCGGCACCCCGGCCGACCTGGCCCGCATCTTCGGGGCCGCCAACGCCAACGTCGTGGCCAGCACCAGCCGCGGCCTGCTCCGGAAGGGCCCCGACACGGCCGCGCTGCGTGACGAGGCGCTGCGGCTGCGCGACGAGCTCGGCTGA
- the mihF gene encoding integration host factor, actinobacterial type, with protein MALPPDITPEQRAAALAKAAASRQERAAVKNKVRTGGMSVTEVIEEGKKNEVVGKMKVIDLLTSHPGLGEVRATQMMERLGIAMSRRVQGLGPKQVAALVEEFARR; from the coding sequence GTGGCTCTGCCTCCGGACATCACCCCTGAACAGCGCGCTGCCGCGCTTGCCAAAGCCGCGGCCTCGCGCCAGGAGCGGGCTGCTGTCAAGAACAAGGTCCGTACTGGCGGCATGTCCGTCACCGAGGTCATCGAGGAGGGCAAGAAGAACGAGGTCGTCGGCAAGATGAAGGTCATCGACCTGCTGACCTCTCACCCCGGCCTCGGTGAGGTGCGGGCGACCCAGATGATGGAACGTCTCGGCATCGCGATGAGCCGCCGTGTGCAGGGCCTCGGCCCCAAGCAGGTGGCCGCGTTGGTCGAGGAGTTCGCTCGCCGATGA
- the gmk gene encoding guanylate kinase — protein sequence MTDEKISPSPGAGPDASQEKRLVVLAGPTAVGKGTVSAAVRDDHPEVFLSVSATTRKPREGEVNGVHYLFVSDEEFDTMVAEGQLLEWATVHNMARYGTPRGPVEKALSDGRPAMLEIDLQGARLVRETMPEAIFVFLAPPTWEELVRRLVGRGTETEAERERRLKTARVELAAEKEFDVTIVNHEVHQAAEELVTLMTLGIPSKKSDQADK from the coding sequence ATGACGGACGAGAAGATCTCACCGAGCCCGGGAGCAGGCCCGGACGCGAGCCAGGAGAAGCGACTCGTCGTCCTGGCCGGCCCGACCGCGGTCGGCAAGGGCACCGTCTCGGCGGCTGTCCGCGACGACCACCCCGAGGTCTTCTTGTCCGTCTCGGCGACGACCCGGAAGCCTCGCGAGGGCGAGGTCAACGGGGTGCACTACCTCTTCGTCTCCGACGAGGAGTTCGACACGATGGTCGCCGAGGGCCAGCTGCTGGAGTGGGCCACGGTCCACAACATGGCCCGCTACGGCACGCCGCGCGGCCCTGTCGAGAAGGCGCTGAGCGACGGCCGGCCCGCGATGCTCGAGATCGACCTGCAGGGCGCCCGGCTCGTGCGCGAGACCATGCCGGAGGCGATCTTCGTGTTCCTGGCGCCGCCGACCTGGGAAGAGCTCGTACGCCGCCTGGTCGGTCGAGGCACCGAGACCGAGGCCGAGCGGGAGCGTCGGCTGAAGACTGCGCGGGTCGAGCTGGCGGCGGAGAAGGAGTTCGACGTCACCATCGTGAACCACGAAGTTCATCAGGCAGCCGAAGAGTTGGTAACCTTGATGACGCTCGGCATCCCGAGCAAGAAATCCGACCAAGCCGACAAGTGA
- the rpoZ gene encoding DNA-directed RNA polymerase subunit omega, which translates to MAAPQIDAQGVTNPSIDDLLTKTDSKYKLVLYSAQRARQINAYYSQLGEGLLEYVGPLVDTHVQEKPLSIALREINEDLLTCEDIDPAELAAQAAAADTPAEA; encoded by the coding sequence GTGGCTGCCCCTCAGATCGACGCCCAGGGCGTGACCAACCCCTCGATCGACGACCTGCTGACGAAGACCGACAGCAAGTACAAGCTGGTTCTCTACAGCGCTCAGCGGGCTCGCCAGATCAACGCCTACTACTCCCAGCTCGGCGAAGGCCTGCTGGAATACGTCGGCCCGCTGGTCGACACCCATGTCCAGGAGAAGCCCCTCTCGATCGCGCTGCGCGAGATCAACGAGGACCTGCTCACCTGCGAGGACATCGACCCGGCCGAGCTCGCCGCCCAGGCTGCGGCTGCCGACACGCCCGCCGAAGCCTGA
- the coaBC gene encoding bifunctional phosphopantothenoylcysteine decarboxylase/phosphopantothenate--cysteine ligase CoaBC has protein sequence MVLGVAGGIAAYKAADLLRRFTESGHDVTVVPTASALEFVGAPTWAALSGKEIATGVFENITEVPHVRIGQQADLVVVAPATANTLARAAHGLADDLMSNVLLTARCPVVFAPAMHTEMWEHPATQANVATLRERGNIVIEPAEGRLTGKDTGKGRLPDPAEIYELSRAVLAHGARADLAGHHVVVSAGGTREYLDPVRFLGNRSSGLQGYAIARAAAARGAEVTLIAANVALADPAGVKVLRVGTTAELRDAVVSAAAGADAVVMAAAPADFRPTGVSDAKIKKADDGSAPTIELVQNPDILAEISQQRARPGQVVVGFAAETGDATGSVLDLAAAKLKRKGCDLLVVNDVSGGAVFGSEVNKAVILSADGGHVDVDEGAKSALAEVIWDQVRLRLDEQRAN, from the coding sequence GTGGTTCTGGGGGTCGCGGGTGGCATCGCTGCCTACAAGGCGGCCGATCTGCTGCGCCGGTTCACCGAGTCGGGCCATGACGTGACCGTGGTGCCGACGGCCTCCGCCCTCGAGTTCGTCGGCGCGCCCACCTGGGCGGCGCTGTCGGGCAAGGAGATCGCCACCGGCGTCTTCGAGAACATCACCGAGGTGCCCCATGTGCGGATCGGGCAGCAGGCCGATCTCGTCGTGGTCGCGCCGGCTACCGCCAACACGCTCGCCCGTGCCGCCCACGGGCTGGCCGACGACCTGATGAGCAACGTGCTCCTCACCGCGCGCTGTCCGGTCGTCTTCGCCCCGGCGATGCACACCGAGATGTGGGAGCACCCGGCCACCCAGGCCAACGTGGCGACGCTGCGCGAGCGCGGCAACATCGTCATCGAGCCCGCCGAGGGCCGCCTGACCGGCAAAGACACCGGCAAGGGCCGGCTGCCCGACCCGGCCGAGATCTACGAGCTCTCCCGCGCCGTGCTGGCGCACGGTGCCCGGGCCGACCTGGCCGGTCACCACGTGGTCGTCTCGGCCGGTGGCACTCGCGAATACCTCGACCCGGTACGGTTCCTCGGCAACCGGTCCTCGGGTCTGCAGGGCTACGCGATCGCTCGCGCGGCCGCCGCCCGCGGCGCCGAGGTCACCCTGATCGCCGCCAACGTCGCGCTCGCCGACCCGGCTGGTGTCAAGGTGCTCCGTGTCGGCACCACCGCCGAGCTGCGTGACGCCGTCGTCTCGGCGGCCGCCGGTGCCGATGCGGTCGTCATGGCCGCCGCGCCGGCCGACTTCCGGCCCACGGGAGTGAGCGACGCCAAGATCAAGAAGGCCGACGACGGGTCGGCCCCGACGATCGAGCTGGTGCAGAACCCCGACATCCTCGCCGAGATCTCTCAACAGCGGGCGAGGCCGGGCCAGGTCGTGGTCGGCTTCGCGGCCGAGACCGGCGATGCGACCGGCTCGGTGCTCGACCTCGCCGCGGCGAAGCTCAAGCGGAAGGGTTGCGACCTGCTCGTCGTCAACGACGTCAGCGGTGGAGCGGTCTTCGGCAGCGAGGTCAACAAGGCGGTCATCCTGAGCGCCGACGGTGGCCATGTCGACGTCGACGAGGGCGCGAAGTCGGCGCTCGCCGAGGTCATCTGGGACCAAGTACGCCTACGTCTGGATGAACAGCGCGCGAACTGA
- the metK gene encoding methionine adenosyltransferase yields MTGRLFTSESVTEGHPDKIADQISDTVLDYLLEHDSKSRVAVETLLTTGLVVVAGEVTTDAYAPVAQLVRQKILDIGYDSSLKGFDGHSCGVQVAIGAQSQDIAQGVDTAEEHRLATSIDELDLQGAGDQGLMFGYACDDTPELFPLPIKVAQTLAERLTEVRKDGTLDYLRPDGKTQVTIEYDDEGQAVRVDTVVLSTQHSEETTQEQLHADIKKHVIEPVLERFKSSVPFDGYKLHINPTGRFVVGGPMGDAGLTGRKIIVDTYGGMARHGGGAFSGKDPSKVDRSAAYAMRWVAKNIVAAGLARRAEVQVAYAIGKAQPVGVFVETFGTHTVPEANIQKAVLEVFDLRPAAILRDLDLLRPIYAKTAAYGHFGRELPEFTWERTDRADALKAAAGA; encoded by the coding sequence GTGACCGGACGTCTCTTCACGTCGGAGTCGGTGACCGAGGGGCACCCGGACAAGATCGCCGACCAGATCAGCGACACCGTGCTCGACTACCTGCTCGAGCACGACTCCAAGAGCCGGGTAGCCGTCGAGACCCTGCTGACCACCGGCCTGGTCGTCGTCGCGGGCGAGGTGACCACCGACGCCTACGCGCCGGTGGCGCAGCTGGTGCGCCAGAAGATCCTCGACATCGGCTACGACTCCTCGCTCAAGGGCTTCGACGGTCACTCCTGCGGCGTGCAGGTGGCCATCGGTGCGCAGAGCCAGGACATCGCCCAGGGTGTGGACACCGCCGAGGAGCACCGGCTGGCGACCTCGATCGACGAGCTTGACCTGCAGGGCGCCGGTGACCAGGGCCTGATGTTCGGTTACGCCTGCGACGACACCCCGGAGCTCTTCCCGCTGCCGATCAAGGTGGCCCAGACGCTGGCCGAGCGGCTGACCGAGGTGCGCAAGGACGGCACGCTCGACTACCTGCGCCCCGACGGCAAGACCCAGGTCACCATCGAGTACGACGACGAGGGCCAGGCCGTCCGTGTGGACACCGTCGTGCTCTCGACGCAGCACTCCGAGGAGACCACCCAGGAGCAGCTGCACGCCGACATCAAGAAGCACGTCATCGAGCCGGTGCTCGAGCGGTTCAAGTCATCGGTTCCCTTCGACGGCTACAAGCTGCACATCAACCCGACCGGCCGCTTCGTGGTCGGTGGCCCGATGGGTGACGCCGGCCTGACCGGCCGCAAGATCATCGTCGACACCTACGGCGGCATGGCCCGCCACGGCGGCGGCGCCTTCTCGGGCAAGGACCCGTCGAAGGTCGACCGCTCGGCTGCGTACGCGATGCGCTGGGTGGCCAAGAACATCGTCGCCGCGGGCCTCGCCCGTCGCGCCGAGGTGCAGGTGGCCTACGCCATCGGCAAGGCCCAGCCGGTCGGCGTCTTCGTGGAGACCTTCGGCACCCACACGGTGCCCGAGGCCAACATCCAGAAGGCCGTCCTCGAGGTCTTCGACCTCCGCCCGGCCGCGATCCTGCGCGACCTCGACCTGCTGCGTCCGATCTACGCCAAGACGGCTGCCTACGGTCACTTCGGCCGCGAGCTTCCCGAGTTCACCTGGGAGCGCACCGACCGCGCCGACGCGCTCAAGGCTGCTGCCGGCGCCTGA